A genome region from Candidatus Abyssobacteria bacterium SURF_5 includes the following:
- a CDS encoding RNA-binding protein, with protein MNIYVGNLARGVTENDLREAFAAFGQVASAKIITDKFSGESRGFGFVEMPADAEAREAINGLNGKDLKGQTLNVNEARPRPEGRREGGGPRGGGPRGGGYRPGGPGGARRGGGGRPR; from the coding sequence ATGAACATCTATGTAGGAAATCTGGCAAGGGGAGTAACCGAAAACGATTTGCGAGAGGCCTTTGCAGCATTCGGACAGGTTGCATCCGCCAAAATTATCACCGACAAATTCAGCGGTGAATCGAGAGGCTTCGGGTTTGTCGAGATGCCAGCCGACGCCGAAGCCCGCGAAGCAATTAACGGTCTGAACGGCAAAGACCTGAAGGGGCAAACGCTGAACGTGAACGAGGCCCGGCCTCGTCCAGAAGGACGACGGGAGGGCGGAGGACCGAGAGGCGGCGGCCCACGAGGCGGGGGATACCGTCCGGGCGGGCCCGGTGGAGCGAGACGGGGCGGCGGCGGGCGTCCGCGCTGA
- a CDS encoding DUF1844 domain-containing protein yields the protein MTEKRVDESWKEEVQREKVKEQGPEKPPSGKARTAQPSGFPPMQASFGTLLAELAMQASLFLGEIPDPETNEPIEDLNRAKYLIDELGILEQKTAGNLTPDEAQALKSILYELRMKYIRKAPKP from the coding sequence ATGACAGAAAAGAGAGTGGATGAATCCTGGAAAGAGGAAGTCCAGCGGGAGAAAGTGAAAGAGCAGGGTCCGGAGAAACCCCCTTCCGGAAAAGCCCGGACCGCTCAACCGTCGGGTTTCCCGCCAATGCAAGCCAGCTTCGGCACACTTCTGGCTGAACTCGCGATGCAAGCGTCTCTTTTCCTTGGTGAAATACCCGACCCTGAAACAAATGAGCCGATAGAGGATTTGAACAGGGCAAAGTACCTGATAGACGAATTGGGGATCCTCGAACAAAAGACAGCCGGCAACCTGACGCCGGATGAAGCACAGGCGCTCAAGAGCATTCTCTATGAACTTCGGATGAAGTACATAAGAAAGGCGCCGAAACCCTGA
- a CDS encoding ATP phosphoribosyltransferase, whose translation MNKLRMGLPKGSLQEATQELFRRAGYTITYYERSYYPHVDDPELETLLIRAQEIPRYVSHGILDVGIAGLDMIEEDDADVVQVADLVYSKRGIGTVRWVLAVPDDSPFKSVEDLEGKTIATELVNTTKKYLKQKGIRATVEFSWGATEVKPPDLADAIVELTETGSSLAANKLRILDVVTESQTCFFANKQAWQDSWKRQKIENLATLLQGALNAARMVGLKMNCNRADLSNVLAELPALKNPTISNLSDPGWVAVETALEEKVVREIIPRLKSAGAQGIIEFPLTKVIY comes from the coding sequence ATGAATAAATTGAGGATGGGACTTCCTAAGGGCAGTTTGCAAGAGGCTACCCAGGAATTATTTCGGCGCGCCGGCTATACCATTACCTATTACGAGCGCTCTTATTATCCCCACGTGGACGATCCCGAATTGGAAACTTTATTGATCCGGGCACAGGAGATTCCGCGCTATGTCAGTCATGGGATCCTGGATGTCGGGATAGCGGGATTGGACATGATCGAGGAGGACGATGCGGACGTCGTCCAGGTTGCCGATCTTGTTTACTCAAAGCGCGGCATCGGTACGGTGCGCTGGGTGCTTGCCGTTCCCGATGATTCTCCGTTCAAATCGGTGGAGGATCTGGAAGGAAAAACGATTGCGACTGAATTAGTAAATACGACGAAGAAGTACCTTAAGCAGAAGGGAATCCGCGCGACCGTGGAATTTTCATGGGGCGCAACCGAAGTGAAACCGCCCGACCTCGCGGACGCGATCGTCGAACTGACGGAGACCGGATCTTCGCTTGCCGCCAATAAATTGCGGATCTTGGACGTTGTAACCGAATCGCAGACCTGCTTTTTCGCCAACAAACAGGCGTGGCAAGACTCATGGAAACGTCAGAAGATCGAGAACCTGGCGACGCTCCTGCAGGGGGCGCTGAATGCCGCCAGGATGGTCGGCCTGAAAATGAACTGTAACCGGGCGGATTTAAGCAACGTGCTGGCCGAACTGCCGGCGCTGAAAAATCCCACGATATCCAATTTGAGCGATCCGGGATGGGTGGCGGTTGAGACGGCGCTGGAAGAAAAGGTTGTGCGCGAAATAATTCCCCGTCTCAAGAGCGCAGGCGCCCAAGGAATAATAGAATTTCCCTTAACGAAGGTCATTTATTGA
- a CDS encoding adenylosuccinate synthase, with protein MPAHVVVGTQWGDEAKARVVDFLADNADAVVRFNGGANAGHTVAVDAEKFIFHLIPSGILHPNTKCIIASGVAIELQQLSKEIDELAARQRDVGNNLLISESAHVVMPYHKALDVARNKGAGSIGTTARGIGPVYSDKHAYMGIRVSDLFDRRQLVIKLDSILKEKNILLEKLYDLPAFTAEQIVAELDPLIEKIRPYTTNASLTINTMLDQGKTVIFEGAQGTMLDINHGTYPYVTSSNPISGGVCVGAGIGPHRINRIIGVVKAYITRVGNGPMPTELTDGVGEYLRQRGNEFGATTGRPRRCGWFDCLVAKHAKRVNGLTELAVTKLDVLDELETIKICEEYSYRGRHITEFPEQVDMLPDCKPIFTEFRGWRTDTSRITSFSDLPDEAKRYVSKLEEVMDSPATLVGVGPKRSQTILASQ; from the coding sequence ATGCCGGCACACGTAGTTGTGGGAACGCAGTGGGGAGATGAGGCGAAAGCAAGAGTCGTCGACTTTCTTGCCGATAATGCCGATGCCGTCGTCAGGTTCAATGGCGGCGCAAATGCAGGACATACTGTCGCCGTTGATGCGGAAAAGTTCATCTTCCACCTGATCCCGTCCGGAATACTTCACCCGAACACGAAGTGCATTATTGCGAGCGGCGTCGCAATCGAACTCCAGCAGCTCAGCAAAGAGATCGATGAGCTGGCTGCCCGCCAGAGAGACGTCGGGAACAACCTCCTCATTTCAGAAAGCGCGCACGTGGTTATGCCCTACCACAAGGCGCTCGATGTCGCCCGTAACAAGGGAGCGGGCAGCATTGGAACGACAGCGCGCGGCATCGGTCCGGTGTACTCCGACAAACACGCCTACATGGGCATCCGCGTGAGCGACTTGTTCGATAGGAGACAGCTTGTCATAAAATTGGACAGCATTCTCAAGGAAAAGAACATCCTCCTCGAGAAACTGTACGATCTGCCGGCTTTCACGGCTGAGCAGATCGTGGCGGAATTGGATCCGCTCATCGAGAAAATCCGACCCTATACGACCAATGCCTCATTGACCATCAATACCATGCTCGATCAGGGAAAGACGGTCATCTTTGAGGGTGCGCAGGGAACGATGCTCGACATCAATCACGGCACCTATCCGTACGTTACCTCATCAAACCCGATCAGCGGCGGTGTGTGCGTCGGAGCAGGCATCGGCCCGCACCGGATCAACAGGATCATTGGCGTGGTCAAAGCCTACATCACGCGCGTCGGCAACGGCCCCATGCCGACGGAGTTGACGGACGGCGTCGGCGAATACCTGCGCCAGCGCGGAAACGAATTCGGCGCCACAACCGGCCGCCCGCGGCGCTGCGGATGGTTCGACTGCCTCGTTGCAAAACATGCAAAACGCGTCAACGGCCTGACGGAACTCGCCGTCACAAAGCTTGACGTGCTCGATGAGCTGGAAACTATCAAGATATGCGAGGAATATTCGTACCGCGGCCGGCACATAACGGAATTCCCCGAACAAGTCGACATGCTTCCCGACTGTAAGCCGATATTCACCGAGTTTCGCGGCTGGCGCACAGATACTTCGAGGATCACTTCATTCTCAGATCTACCCGATGAGGCAAAAAGGTACGTCTCGAAACTTGAAGAGGTGATGGATAGCCCCGCCACACTGGTGGGCGTTGGACCCAAGCGGAGCCAGACTATCCTCGCGTCGCAATAG
- the rpsU gene encoding 30S ribosomal protein S21 produces MVEVFVEGDVDKALRQLKRKLSEDGDQRRLKDRKHFMPQKERRRKKAIKASRKRRSR; encoded by the coding sequence ATGGTTGAAGTTTTTGTTGAAGGCGATGTCGACAAAGCGCTACGGCAACTGAAGAGAAAACTTTCGGAAGATGGTGATCAAAGGCGCCTCAAGGATCGCAAGCACTTCATGCCTCAAAAAGAACGCAGACGCAAGAAAGCGATCAAGGCCAGTCGCAAGAGACGGAGCAGATAA